From Chryseobacterium sp. IHB B 17019, one genomic window encodes:
- a CDS encoding DUF421 domain-containing protein — MNPILDVVLRSLCVYLFMMIAIRVFGKNQLSQLNAGDVVLLLLISNAVQNAMVGPDTSLQGGLIAALVLFAANFIVKRFMFFSQKFESLMEDEPVILVKDGMIDEKALDKVKITKGELEEAIREHGVDGIENVKLCILEVDGNISVISEDEKNKQTHYSRIKRKNKRKYLR; from the coding sequence GTGAATCCCATTCTTGATGTAGTGCTCCGCTCACTCTGCGTTTATCTTTTTATGATGATTGCAATCCGTGTTTTCGGTAAAAACCAGCTTTCACAGCTTAATGCAGGAGATGTCGTTTTGTTATTGTTGATTTCAAACGCGGTTCAGAATGCAATGGTGGGTCCGGATACTTCTTTGCAGGGCGGTTTAATTGCCGCTTTGGTTCTTTTTGCTGCTAATTTTATTGTTAAAAGATTTATGTTTTTCAGTCAGAAATTTGAGTCTTTGATGGAAGATGAGCCGGTCATTCTGGTAAAGGACGGAATGATTGACGAAAAGGCTTTGGATAAAGTGAAAATTACAAAAGGCGAATTAGAGGAAGCAATCAGGGAGCACGGTGTCGACGGAATTGAAAATGTGAAGCTTTGCATCCTTGAAGTTGACGGTAATATCAGTGTAATTTCCGAAGATGAAAAAAATAAGCAGACCCATTATTCAAGAATTAAAAGAAAAAATAAAAGAAAATACCTCAGATAA
- a CDS encoding SRPBCC family protein codes for MNSNVYVEAQMLIRKPVEDVFEAFINPEVTTNFWFTKSTGKLEEGKTLTWEWEMYAVKSDVKVLQVIQNQLIKTEWGEPSTNVDYEFKQMEKGTLVIIKSYGFYQEGEDLLKVINDNTGGFTTVLDGCKAYLEHGINLRLIEDKFPSK; via the coding sequence ATGAATTCGAACGTGTATGTTGAAGCTCAAATGCTTATCAGAAAGCCGGTTGAAGATGTTTTTGAAGCATTTATCAACCCGGAAGTAACGACTAATTTCTGGTTTACAAAATCTACCGGAAAATTAGAAGAAGGCAAAACCCTGACTTGGGAATGGGAAATGTACGCCGTGAAATCTGATGTTAAAGTGCTGCAAGTTATTCAAAATCAGTTGATAAAAACAGAGTGGGGCGAACCTTCAACAAATGTAGACTACGAATTCAAACAAATGGAAAAAGGAACGTTAGTTATCATTAAAAGCTATGGATTTTATCAGGAAGGAGAAGACCTGTTAAAAGTAATTAATGACAACACGGGTGGTTTCACTACGGTTTTAGACGGCTGCAAAGCATATCTGGAACACGGAATTAATTTGAGATTAATTGAGGATAAATTTCCATCGAAATAA
- a CDS encoding 1,4-dihydroxy-2-naphthoyl-CoA synthase → MIEWKTAKEYEDITYKKCNGVARIAFNRPEIRNAFRPKTTSELYDAFYDAYEDASIGVVLLSGEGPSPKDGGWAFCSGGDQKARGHQGYVGEDGRHRLNILEVQRLIRFMPKVVIAVVPGWAVGGGHSLHVVCDLTLASKEYAIFKQTDADVTSFDGGYGSAYLAKMVGQKKAREIFFLGRNYSAQEALDMGMVNAVIPHDELEDTAYEWAQEILAKSPTSIRMLKFAMNLTDDGMVGQQVFAGEATRLAYMTEEAKEGRNAFLEKRKPDFGKDQWIS, encoded by the coding sequence ATGATTGAGTGGAAAACCGCCAAAGAATACGAAGATATTACATACAAAAAATGTAATGGTGTAGCGAGAATTGCTTTCAACAGACCCGAAATTCGCAACGCTTTCAGACCAAAAACCACTTCCGAATTATACGATGCTTTTTATGACGCTTACGAAGACGCTTCGATAGGTGTTGTTTTACTTTCAGGAGAAGGGCCAAGTCCGAAAGACGGAGGTTGGGCTTTCTGCAGCGGAGGTGATCAAAAAGCCAGAGGGCATCAGGGATATGTAGGAGAAGACGGAAGACACCGTTTGAATATTCTTGAAGTTCAGCGTTTGATCCGTTTTATGCCCAAAGTAGTAATCGCGGTAGTTCCGGGATGGGCAGTTGGCGGAGGACACTCTCTTCATGTGGTTTGTGACCTTACTTTAGCGAGTAAAGAGTACGCTATTTTCAAACAGACAGATGCAGACGTTACCAGCTTCGATGGTGGTTACGGCTCAGCTTATTTAGCAAAAATGGTAGGACAGAAAAAAGCTCGTGAAATTTTCTTTTTAGGTAGAAATTATTCCGCTCAGGAAGCGTTGGATATGGGAATGGTAAATGCTGTAATTCCTCACGATGAATTAGAAGACACGGCTTACGAATGGGCGCAGGAAATTCTGGCAAAATCCCCGACATCCATCAGAATGCTGAAATTCGCCATGAACCTTACAGACGACGGAATGGTTGGGCAACAGGTTTTTGCAGGCGAAGCAACTCGTTTGGCCTACATGACGGAAGAAGCAAAAGAAGGAAGAAACGCATTCCTTGAAAAAAGAAAACCTGATTTCGGAAAAGATCAGTGGATATCTTAA
- a CDS encoding DUF4286 family protein, producing MSVLSITFHCTKNNPDEWENYIDETLVLMTENLMDVDKYILSEVHSDYIEDGKNYNLLLMFDNDDLREDFVKSELENITDRIEMKFGQEVMIFNTFLNPKKSRF from the coding sequence ATGAGCGTATTAAGTATAACTTTCCATTGCACAAAAAATAATCCCGATGAATGGGAAAATTATATCGACGAAACATTGGTTTTAATGACTGAAAATCTGATGGATGTCGATAAATATATTCTTTCCGAAGTTCACAGCGATTATATTGAAGATGGAAAAAATTATAATCTTCTTTTAATGTTTGACAATGACGACCTGAGAGAAGATTTTGTGAAAAGCGAACTGGAAAATATTACTGACAGAATTGAAATGAAGTTCGGGCAGGAAGTGATGATTTTTAATACTTTTTTAAATCCGAAGAAGTCCAGGTTTTAA
- a CDS encoding tetratricopeptide repeat protein, with translation MKKLILGMAIVASAFAFGQKGDVNAQLQEANKAAMDAYNAKNYAVAAPKFIEVYNLLKTNGQDNKVYMYYAGLNYALANDIPQATKIYTDLINSGYTGVETNYTAKENKTGQVASYDKATWELLKKSSSKDYSDFKTEQTPSVEADLYETLSTLLLNAKKNDEALAIIEKGLAKFPNNAKLKEYQGTALYASGNTDKFMQNLKDQLAKNPNDATNWYNLGVLQAKNPASANEAITSFQKAIELKPDFSNAYQNLVYTTIGDDDAAVKEINTLRKTKPDDATKLIDARKEKFNKALPYAEKWYQAVPTDINAVQTLKDIYNITKNTAKYNELKAKEAELLKQQPAAAK, from the coding sequence ATGAAAAAGCTAATTTTAGGGATGGCTATCGTAGCATCAGCTTTTGCTTTCGGGCAGAAAGGAGATGTGAACGCTCAGCTACAAGAAGCTAACAAAGCGGCAATGGATGCATATAATGCAAAAAATTATGCTGTGGCGGCTCCAAAGTTTATCGAAGTTTACAACTTATTGAAAACCAACGGACAGGATAATAAAGTATATATGTATTATGCAGGTCTTAATTATGCTTTGGCAAATGATATTCCTCAGGCTACAAAAATATATACAGATTTGATCAATTCCGGTTATACAGGCGTTGAAACAAACTATACGGCGAAGGAAAATAAAACAGGTCAGGTTGCCAGCTACGATAAAGCGACTTGGGAATTGTTGAAAAAATCTTCATCAAAAGACTATTCAGACTTTAAAACTGAGCAAACGCCAAGTGTAGAAGCTGATTTGTATGAAACATTGTCAACGTTATTGTTAAATGCTAAGAAAAATGACGAAGCTTTAGCAATTATTGAAAAAGGATTGGCAAAATTCCCGAACAATGCGAAATTAAAGGAGTATCAAGGGACTGCGTTGTATGCATCTGGAAATACAGATAAATTCATGCAGAATTTGAAGGATCAGCTAGCGAAAAACCCTAATGATGCTACCAATTGGTACAATTTAGGAGTTCTTCAGGCAAAAAATCCAGCATCTGCAAATGAAGCGATCACTTCTTTCCAAAAAGCAATTGAATTGAAGCCGGATTTTTCTAATGCTTACCAGAACTTGGTGTACACAACCATTGGTGATGATGATGCAGCTGTAAAAGAAATTAATACGCTTAGAAAAACAAAGCCGGATGATGCTACAAAATTAATTGACGCGAGAAAGGAAAAGTTTAACAAAGCTTTACCTTATGCTGAAAAATGGTATCAAGCTGTACCAACAGATATAAATGCTGTTCAGACTTTGAAAGATATCTATAATATCACAAAAAATACAGCTAAATACAATGAACTGAAAGCTAAAGAAGCTGAATTGTTAAAACAACAACCAGCTGCTGCTAAATAA
- the uvrA gene encoding excinuclease ABC subunit UvrA, giving the protein MSKSTEYIEVYGAREHNLKNINVKIPRNELVVITGLSGSGKSSLAFDTIFAEGQRRYIETFSAYARQFLGGLERPDVDKIEGLSPVIAIEQKTTNKNPRSTVGTVTELYDYLRLLYARVSDAYSLTTGKRLVSYTEEQILDAIKENYKGEKIMLLAPVVRSRKGHYHELFVQMAKKGYGQARIDGELQDIEYDLKLDRYKTHDIDIVIDRWIIGESASEGRMEKSLRTAMEMGEGIIGIQKLNGTEIEYFSKNLMDAETGHSLALPEPNTFSFNSPKGSCPNCKGLGTIKKINTDYFVENPKLSINQGGLLPLEDIKSNKWILSQIKNILEIFGLGFATPMKDIPAEALDYIYNGCHKEFNKDLKYAGIAKKIKISFDGLIPFMEELIEERESYEAILLERHFTTEETCPECKGARLQPGSLSFKIDGKNIAEVNGLSLSDLKEWLADIKDKFSEKNSIIAHEILKEIETRLQFLLDVGLDYLSLSRSSKTLSGGESQRIRLATQIGSQLVNVLYILDEPSIGLHQRDNERLINSLKNLRDIGNSVLVVEHDKDMILEADEVLDIGPRAGKFGGEILWQGKPKDLLKADTITAQYINGKRKIEVPAERRKGNGKNILLKGATGNNLKNVTLDIPLGKLVVVTGISGSGKSSLINGTLYPILNKHFYRAVQEPLPYKKIEGLDNIDKIVDVDQTPIGRTPRSNPATYTGMFTDIRNLFAELPESKIRGYKPGRFSFNVKGGRCETCQGGGLKVIEMNFLPDVYVHCETCNGKRFNRETLEVRYKGKSISDVLEMTIDEAVEFFQPIPKIYSRVKTLHDVGLGYITLGQQSTTLSGGEAQRIKLATELAKRQTGNTLYILDEPTTGLHFEDVKILMEAINKLVELGNSFIIIEHNMDVIKLADYIIDVGPEGGKHGGQIVAQGTPEEIVKSKKSLTGKFLKRELE; this is encoded by the coding sequence ATGAGTAAATCAACAGAATATATAGAAGTTTACGGCGCACGTGAGCATAATCTTAAAAACATTAACGTAAAAATTCCGCGCAATGAATTGGTCGTGATTACCGGGCTTTCGGGAAGCGGAAAATCGTCATTGGCTTTTGATACGATTTTTGCGGAAGGACAGCGTCGTTATATTGAAACATTTTCAGCGTATGCACGCCAGTTTTTGGGAGGGTTGGAACGTCCGGATGTAGATAAAATCGAAGGACTTTCACCCGTAATTGCAATCGAACAAAAAACTACGAATAAAAATCCACGTTCAACTGTAGGTACCGTAACAGAATTATACGATTATCTGCGTCTGTTGTACGCCAGAGTTTCCGATGCCTATTCCTTAACGACGGGAAAAAGATTGGTAAGCTATACCGAAGAGCAGATCCTTGACGCTATCAAAGAAAATTATAAAGGCGAGAAAATAATGCTGTTGGCGCCGGTTGTGCGTTCCAGAAAAGGACATTATCATGAGCTTTTTGTTCAGATGGCAAAAAAAGGATACGGACAGGCAAGAATAGACGGTGAATTGCAGGATATTGAATATGATTTAAAGCTTGACCGTTACAAAACCCATGACATTGATATTGTCATCGACCGTTGGATCATTGGGGAAAGCGCGTCTGAAGGCAGAATGGAGAAATCGCTCAGAACGGCAATGGAAATGGGTGAAGGAATTATCGGGATTCAGAAGCTGAACGGAACAGAAATAGAATATTTTTCTAAAAATCTGATGGATGCAGAAACAGGACATTCATTAGCGTTACCGGAGCCGAATACTTTTTCGTTTAATTCCCCGAAAGGAAGCTGCCCGAATTGTAAAGGATTGGGAACCATCAAAAAAATCAATACTGATTATTTTGTTGAAAATCCGAAATTGTCAATCAATCAGGGAGGTTTGTTGCCGCTGGAAGACATTAAATCAAATAAATGGATCTTATCTCAGATTAAAAATATCCTTGAAATCTTCGGGTTAGGTTTTGCTACTCCAATGAAGGATATTCCTGCAGAAGCATTAGACTATATTTACAACGGTTGCCATAAAGAATTTAATAAAGATTTAAAATACGCTGGAATCGCCAAAAAAATTAAAATAAGTTTTGATGGTTTAATTCCTTTCATGGAAGAACTGATTGAAGAAAGAGAATCCTACGAAGCTATTTTGCTAGAAAGACATTTCACAACAGAAGAAACCTGCCCTGAATGTAAAGGTGCCCGTCTTCAACCGGGAAGCTTAAGTTTTAAAATTGACGGAAAGAATATTGCAGAGGTCAACGGTTTAAGCTTATCTGATTTAAAGGAATGGTTAGCTGATATTAAAGATAAATTTTCAGAAAAAAATTCGATCATCGCTCATGAGATTTTAAAAGAAATCGAAACAAGGCTTCAGTTCTTATTGGATGTCGGTTTAGATTATTTAAGCCTGAGCAGAAGTTCAAAAACCCTTTCCGGAGGGGAATCTCAGAGAATCCGTCTGGCGACACAAATTGGTTCTCAGTTGGTGAATGTCTTGTATATTCTGGATGAACCAAGCATCGGGCTTCACCAAAGAGACAATGAAAGATTGATTAATTCATTAAAAAATCTTCGTGATATCGGAAACTCTGTGTTGGTGGTAGAACACGATAAAGATATGATCCTGGAAGCCGATGAGGTGTTGGATATTGGCCCGAGAGCCGGAAAATTCGGGGGAGAGATCCTTTGGCAGGGAAAACCAAAAGATCTATTGAAAGCCGATACCATTACTGCTCAATATATCAACGGAAAAAGAAAAATTGAAGTTCCTGCGGAAAGACGTAAAGGAAACGGTAAAAATATATTGTTAAAAGGAGCTACAGGAAATAATCTTAAAAACGTAACCCTCGATATTCCTCTTGGAAAACTGGTCGTAGTAACCGGGATTTCCGGAAGCGGAAAATCTTCTTTGATAAACGGAACCTTATACCCGATTCTTAATAAACACTTCTACAGAGCCGTTCAGGAGCCTTTGCCATACAAAAAAATCGAAGGTCTTGATAATATAGATAAGATTGTAGATGTAGATCAGACCCCGATCGGTAGAACCCCACGTTCAAACCCTGCAACATACACCGGAATGTTTACAGATATCAGAAATCTTTTTGCGGAACTGCCGGAAAGTAAAATCCGTGGTTACAAGCCCGGAAGATTTTCTTTCAACGTAAAAGGTGGAAGATGTGAAACCTGTCAGGGAGGTGGTTTGAAGGTGATTGAAATGAACTTCTTACCGGACGTTTATGTTCATTGTGAAACCTGCAATGGAAAACGTTTCAACAGGGAAACGCTGGAAGTTCGATACAAAGGAAAATCAATTTCAGACGTGTTGGAAATGACCATTGATGAGGCGGTAGAATTTTTCCAGCCGATTCCTAAAATTTATTCCAGGGTAAAAACTTTACATGATGTTGGGTTGGGATATATTACCTTGGGACAGCAGTCTACAACACTTTCAGGAGGTGAAGCCCAGCGTATCAAGTTGGCAACGGAACTTGCAAAAAGACAGACAGGAAATACCTTATATATTCTTGACGAACCTACAACCGGACTTCATTTTGAAGATGTGAAAATCCTGATGGAAGCTATTAATAAACTGGTGGAGTTAGGAAATTCATTTATTATTATTGAACATAATATGGATGTCATTAAGCTTGCCGATTATATTATAGACGTTGGTCCGGAAGGTGGAAAACACGGCGGACAGATTGTTGCACAAGGAACTCCGGAGGAAATTGTGAAATCAAAAAAGAGTTTGACAGGGAAGTTTTTAAAGAGGGAATTGGAGTAA
- the gyrA gene encoding DNA gyrase subunit A: MQKEGERLIPINIVDEMKSSYIDYSMSVIVSRALPDVRDGLKPVHRRVLYGMYGLGVFSNRKYLKSARIVGDVLGKYHPHGDSSVYDAMVRMAQDWSLRYPQVDGQGNFGSMDGDPPAAMRYTEARLKKISDEVLSDLDKETVDFQNNFDDSLTEPTVMPTKIPNLLVNGTSGIAVGMATNMAPHNLTEAVNAICAFIDNRDITIDELMQHIIAPDFPTGGIIYGYDGVRDAFHTGRGRVVLRAKVAFEEIGNRSAIIVTEIPYQVNKAEMIARTAELVKDEKIPGIYEIRDESDRRGLRIVYELKNDAIPNVVLNLLYKYTSLQTSFSVNNIALVHGRPEQLNLKDIIHHFVEHRHEVIVRRTQFELRKAKERAHILEGFMKVIGTQDALDKAISIIRHSANPQAAKEGLITEFELSEIQAQAILDLRLARLTGMELDKIRDEYDAIMKEIADLEDILANEPRRFQIIKDELIEVREKYGDERRTEIDYSGGEMSIEDIIPNESVVLTISHAGYVKRTLLSEYKIQSRGGVGNKAATTRDSDFLEYIVSATNHQYMLFFTEKGRCYWLRVFEIPEGSKTAKGRAVQNLINIEPDDKIKAYIRTNNLKDSEYVNQMSVVMVTKNGTIKKTSLEAYSRPRVNGVNAIEIRDNDQLLGAYLTNGTSQIMIATKNGKCIRFPEEKVREVGRGSIGVRGITMEDNDEVIGMIVVNDVEKETVLVVSEKGYGKRTAVEDYRITNRGGKGVITLNITEKTGNLIAIQNVTDEDGLMIINKSGVAIRMNMDEMRVMGRNTQGVRMINLKKNDEIAAIAKVEMDKDVAEEDEENEEGTEIIADNQENNTEAPQTENENPNEETESSDSEE; the protein is encoded by the coding sequence ATGCAAAAAGAAGGAGAAAGATTGATTCCTATCAACATTGTTGATGAAATGAAGTCGTCTTATATCGATTATTCGATGTCGGTTATCGTTTCAAGAGCGTTACCTGATGTAAGAGACGGCTTGAAACCCGTTCATAGAAGAGTGCTTTATGGTATGTATGGATTAGGGGTTTTTTCTAATAGAAAATATTTAAAATCTGCGAGAATTGTTGGGGATGTTTTAGGTAAATACCACCCGCACGGAGATTCCTCTGTATACGATGCAATGGTCAGAATGGCTCAGGACTGGAGCCTGCGTTATCCCCAGGTAGACGGACAGGGTAACTTCGGTTCCATGGACGGTGACCCGCCTGCAGCAATGCGTTATACGGAAGCAAGATTAAAAAAAATCTCGGATGAGGTACTTTCAGACTTAGACAAAGAAACGGTAGATTTCCAGAATAACTTCGATGACAGCTTAACGGAACCAACCGTTATGCCTACTAAAATCCCAAACCTTCTGGTGAACGGAACTTCAGGTATCGCTGTAGGTATGGCAACAAACATGGCTCCTCATAATCTTACAGAGGCCGTAAATGCCATCTGTGCTTTTATCGATAACAGAGACATCACTATTGATGAATTGATGCAGCATATCATTGCTCCGGATTTTCCTACAGGAGGGATTATCTATGGATATGACGGAGTAAGGGACGCTTTCCATACAGGAAGAGGAAGGGTAGTGTTAAGAGCTAAAGTTGCTTTCGAAGAAATAGGAAACAGAAGCGCCATTATCGTTACGGAAATTCCTTACCAGGTGAACAAAGCTGAAATGATTGCCAGGACAGCAGAATTGGTAAAAGACGAAAAAATCCCGGGAATCTACGAAATCAGAGATGAATCGGACAGAAGAGGTCTTCGTATTGTTTATGAATTAAAGAACGATGCAATTCCTAATGTTGTCTTAAACTTATTATATAAATATACCTCACTTCAGACATCTTTTAGTGTTAACAATATTGCCTTGGTACACGGTAGACCGGAACAATTGAACTTAAAGGATATCATCCACCATTTCGTGGAGCACAGACATGAAGTTATCGTAAGAAGAACTCAGTTTGAACTTAGAAAAGCAAAAGAAAGAGCGCATATCTTAGAAGGTTTCATGAAGGTGATCGGAACGCAGGATGCTTTAGACAAAGCAATTTCCATCATCCGCCACAGCGCCAATCCACAGGCTGCGAAAGAAGGATTAATCACAGAATTTGAGCTTTCTGAAATTCAGGCTCAGGCGATTCTTGATCTTCGTCTTGCGCGTCTTACAGGAATGGAGCTTGATAAGATCCGTGATGAGTATGATGCTATTATGAAAGAAATTGCAGATTTGGAAGATATCTTGGCTAATGAACCGCGAAGATTCCAGATTATCAAGGATGAATTAATTGAGGTTAGAGAAAAATACGGCGACGAAAGAAGAACTGAAATCGATTATTCAGGAGGTGAAATGTCAATTGAAGACATCATCCCTAATGAATCTGTGGTTCTTACGATTTCTCACGCAGGATATGTGAAGAGAACGTTGCTTTCGGAATATAAAATCCAAAGTAGAGGCGGTGTAGGAAATAAAGCAGCGACAACAAGAGATTCAGACTTCCTGGAATATATTGTTTCTGCAACCAACCACCAATATATGTTGTTCTTTACTGAAAAAGGAAGGTGTTATTGGTTAAGAGTATTTGAAATTCCTGAAGGTTCCAAAACAGCCAAAGGTAGAGCAGTACAAAACTTAATTAACATTGAACCGGACGATAAGATTAAAGCATATATCAGAACCAATAACTTAAAAGATTCCGAATATGTAAATCAAATGAGCGTTGTGATGGTTACTAAAAACGGTACGATCAAGAAAACGTCTCTTGAAGCATATTCAAGACCGAGGGTAAATGGTGTAAACGCTATCGAGATCAGAGATAATGACCAGTTGTTAGGTGCTTATTTAACGAATGGAACTTCCCAGATTATGATCGCTACTAAAAACGGTAAATGTATCCGTTTCCCTGAAGAAAAAGTGAGAGAAGTAGGTAGAGGGTCTATTGGGGTTCGTGGTATTACGATGGAAGATAATGATGAGGTAATTGGTATGATTGTTGTGAATGATGTGGAGAAAGAAACCGTTCTTGTAGTATCTGAAAAAGGATACGGTAAGAGAACTGCAGTGGAAGATTACAGAATTACCAACAGAGGAGGAAAAGGAGTTATCACCCTGAACATTACCGAAAAGACAGGAAATCTGATCGCTATTCAAAATGTAACAGACGAAGACGGATTGATGATTATCAACAAATCAGGTGTTGCTATCAGAATGAATATGGATGAGATGAGAGTAATGGGTAGAAATACACAGGGAGTAAGAATGATCAATCTTAAGAAAAATGACGAAATTGCAGCCATCGCAAAAGTAGAAATGGATAAGGATGTAGCAGAAGAAGACGAGGAAAATGAAGAAGGAACAGAAATTATAGCGGATAACCAGGAAAACAATACAGAAGCACCTCAGACGGAAAATGAAAACCCAAATGAGGAAACTGAGAGTTCTGATTCGGAAGAATAA
- a CDS encoding bacteriocin-like protein, which translates to MKNLKKLTKDELKAVNGGAPKKYCVYCEWMNAVVCSEIPISQCP; encoded by the coding sequence ATGAAAAATTTGAAGAAACTAACCAAAGACGAGTTAAAAGCAGTAAACGGAGGAGCTCCGAAAAAATACTGCGTCTATTGTGAATGGATGAATGCTGTAGTTTGCAGTGAAATTCCAATTTCTCAATGTCCTTAA
- a CDS encoding GNAT family N-acetyltransferase, translated as MNYELRHMLPADENRVLEIFRQGVDSGIATFETIIPTAEAWNMEYFNDCRWVLENENNEVVGWCALKLVSKRECYKGVAEVSIYFDNNYQGKGLGSVLLKKMILDSESHGFWTLQANIFSENEASVKFHQKNGFRMVGIRKKLAKLNGKWKDVIMLEKRSETVGNE; from the coding sequence ATGAACTACGAACTTAGACATATGCTTCCCGCCGATGAAAACAGGGTACTGGAAATATTCAGGCAAGGCGTTGACAGCGGAATTGCCACCTTTGAAACAATCATTCCTACCGCCGAAGCCTGGAATATGGAATATTTTAATGATTGCCGGTGGGTTTTGGAAAATGAAAACAATGAAGTTGTCGGCTGGTGTGCCCTTAAACTGGTGAGCAAAAGAGAATGTTACAAAGGCGTGGCAGAAGTAAGCATTTATTTCGACAATAATTATCAGGGGAAGGGATTAGGTTCGGTTTTACTTAAAAAGATGATTTTGGATAGCGAAAGCCACGGATTTTGGACTTTACAGGCAAATATTTTCTCCGAAAATGAAGCTTCAGTTAAATTCCATCAGAAAAACGGGTTTCGTATGGTGGGAATCAGGAAAAAACTAGCAAAGCTCAATGGCAAATGGAAAGATGTTATCATGCTTGAAAAAAGAAGCGAAACAGTAGGGAATGAATAA
- the menA gene encoding 1,4-dihydroxy-2-naphthoate octaprenyltransferase, which produces MKDWIKAARLRTLPLSLSGIIMGAFIAKWRLYGEGGIWDWRIFALALLVTLLYQILSNYANDYGDGIKGTDAKRATEAESRAVASGRITAKQMRNAVVLFSVLSFIATVALLYVAFIPKYMNEFYIFIGLGVASILAAIGYTVGKKPYGYMGLGDLFVFIFFGLVSVCGSYFLFTKTFSWDMLLPGTAIGMMSMAVLNLNNMRDIESDRLSGKNSFALRIGFKNAMIYEMILLQLPLILILIFLGINGFFQTQNYYVFIVMILLLPLMKLRRKIMAVKEPKELDPFLKQVGIMTFVMAVLTAFGLNFFN; this is translated from the coding sequence ATGAAGGATTGGATAAAAGCCGCAAGGCTACGAACATTACCGCTTTCCCTGAGCGGAATTATCATGGGAGCTTTCATTGCAAAATGGAGGCTTTACGGTGAAGGTGGAATTTGGGACTGGAGAATTTTTGCATTGGCATTGTTGGTGACTTTGCTGTATCAGATTCTTTCAAATTACGCGAATGATTACGGGGACGGAATAAAAGGAACAGACGCAAAAAGAGCTACAGAGGCTGAATCCAGAGCGGTTGCATCCGGAAGAATTACGGCAAAACAAATGAGAAATGCAGTCGTTCTATTCTCAGTTTTATCTTTTATAGCAACAGTTGCCCTTTTATACGTTGCTTTTATCCCAAAATATATGAATGAATTTTACATTTTTATAGGTTTGGGAGTGGCGAGTATTTTAGCAGCAATTGGTTATACGGTTGGTAAAAAACCTTATGGATACATGGGATTGGGAGACCTTTTCGTGTTTATCTTTTTTGGATTGGTTTCTGTTTGTGGGAGCTATTTTTTATTTACTAAAACTTTCAGTTGGGACATGTTATTGCCAGGAACAGCAATCGGAATGATGAGCATGGCAGTTTTGAATCTTAACAACATGAGAGACATCGAAAGCGACAGATTATCAGGAAAAAACAGCTTTGCATTAAGAATCGGATTCAAAAATGCGATGATTTATGAAATGATTTTATTGCAGCTTCCGTTAATTTTAATTCTAATATTTTTAGGAATAAACGGATTCTTCCAGACTCAGAATTATTATGTTTTTATTGTTATGATTTTGCTGCTTCCATTGATGAAACTGAGAAGAAAAATCATGGCTGTAAAAGAACCGAAAGAGCTTGATCCATTCTTAAAACAGGTCGGAATAATGACTTTTGTGATGGCAGTTCTTACCGCTTTTGGACTTAATTTTTTTAACTAA